In a genomic window of Aquila chrysaetos chrysaetos chromosome Z, bAquChr1.4, whole genome shotgun sequence:
- the LOC115336478 gene encoding sperm-associated antigen 4 protein-like encodes MILCLIFVAALAGAYCGTSLPVRVLWAEKVPQVLLEQPVGELKAMWNAVALLEEQAQEVQELRKEMACLVAQMSRVKKELEDMRTAMSAMPLEENVPVSAWALKSTGVTIDLQRSPRSYAWPCRVFRFLCDLNRPNTFVQLDVSPGYCWPFQTSRSQLVIRLPARVQPTAITVQHPLKKSSALGDISSAPRDFTVSVSLCQALGTGRWGKAVRGTC; translated from the exons ATGATCCTGTGCCTCATCTTCGTAGCCGCTCTCG CTGGGGCCTACTGCGGGACCTCGCTGCCCGTGAGGGTGCTGTGGGCAGAGAAGGTGCCACAG gtgctgctggagcagcctgtgggCGAGCTGAAGGCCATGTG GAACGCGGTTGCTCTGCTGGAGGAACAAGCCCAGGAGGTGCAAGAGCTGAGGAAGGAGATGGCGTGCCTGGTTGCACAGATGAGCCGTGTGAAGAAG GAACTTGAGGACATGAGAACGGCAATGTCTGCGATGCCTTTGGAAGAGAACGTCCCGGTGTCTGCCTGGGCTCTGAAAAGCACAG GGGTCACCATCGACCTGCAGAGATCACCCAGGAGCTATGCATGGCCCTGCCGCGTGTTCCGGTTCCTTTGTGATCTGAACCGTCCGAATACTTTTGTGCAG ctggacGTTTCCCCGGGATACTGCTGGCCTTTCCAAACGTCTCGGAGCCAGCTGGTCATTAGGTTGCCCGCACGAGTCCAACCAACCGCGATCACTGTGCAGCACCCCTTGAAGAAGTCCTCTGCGCTCGGGGACATCAGCAGCGCCCCCCGAGATTTCACCGTCTCTGTAAGTCTCTGCCAGGCACTTGGGACCGGGCGCTGGGGAAAAGCCGTACGGGGGACGTGCTAG
- the LOC115336477 gene encoding sperm-associated antigen 4 protein-like, whose amino-acid sequence MILCLIFVAALAGAYCGTSLPVRVLWAEKVPQVLLEQPVGELKAMWNAVALLEEQAQEVQELRKEMACLVAQMSRVKKELEDMRTAMSAMPLEENVPVSAWALKSTGVTIDLQRSPRSYAWPCRVFRFLCDLNRPNTFVQLDVSPGYCWPFQTSRSQLVIRLPARVQPTAITVQHPLKKSSALGDISSAPRDFTVSGADEEGEEGTLLGTFSYDIEKEPTQTFPLQNELPRAFRFIRLVVRSTWGKSGYTCISRVQVHGNTMGKNAIGQA is encoded by the exons ATGATCCTGTGCCTCATCTTCGTAGCCGCTCTCG CTGGGGCCTACTGCGGGACCTCGCTGCCCGTGAGGGTGCTGTGGGCAGAGAAGGTGCCACAG gtgctgctggagcagcctgtgggCGAGCTGAAGGCCATGTG GAACGCGGTTGCTCTGCTGGAGGAACAAGCCCAGGAGGTGCAAGAGCTGAGGAAGGAGATGGCGTGCCTGGTTGCACAGATGAGCCGTGTGAAGAAG GAACTTGAGGACATGAGAACGGCAATGTCTGCGATGCCTTTGGAAGAGAACGTCCCGGTGTCTGCCTGGGCTCTGAAAAGCACAG GGGTCACCATCGACCTGCAGAGATCACCCAGGAGCTATGCATGGCCCTGCCGCGTGTTCCGGTTCCTTTGTGATCTGAACCGTCCGAATACTTTTGTGCAG ctggacGTTTCCCCGGGATACTGCTGGCCTTTCCAAACGTCTCGGAGCCAGCTGGTCATTAGGTTGCCCGCACGAGTCCAACCAACCGCGATCACTGTGCAGCACCCCTTGAAGAAGTCCTCTGCGCTCGGGGACATCAGCAGCGCCCCCCGAGATTTCACCGTCTCT GGAGCggatgaggaaggagaagagggaacTCTGCTCGGGACGTTCAGCTACGACATAGAGAAAGAGCCGACCCAGACCTTCCCTCTGCAG aatgaGCTTCCCAGAGCCTTTCGGTTTATCAGGCTTGTCGTACGGAGCACCTGGGGAAAGTCAGGCTACACCTGCATTTCTCGAGTGCAGGTTCATGGGAATACAATGGGAAAGAACGCCATCGGCCAGGCATGA